The Chryseobacterium sp. 52 genome includes a region encoding these proteins:
- a CDS encoding heme ABC transporter ATP-binding protein: MIKAHQINYRHKNFHILDSVDVSLDYGEFLAIVGPNGAGKSSLLSVLANEMKQVKQEVLFKDKPIADWDVKELSQHKSKFSQHNSNEIPLDVKDVVMMGRYPYFDSQPRKEDFEAMNKLMYETDVYHLKDREYNTLSGGEKQRVHLSRVMAQLENEIAHKLVFLDEPLNNLDIKHQYKALEIIKNFTKKANSAIVVLHDLNLAAQFADKILLMKSGKVSAYGTPEEVFTAENISQAYNFPCTICEHPITNNPMIIFG, translated from the coding sequence ATGATAAAAGCGCATCAGATCAATTATCGCCACAAGAATTTCCATATTCTTGATAGCGTTGATGTCTCTTTGGATTATGGAGAGTTTTTAGCGATTGTAGGACCAAACGGAGCTGGAAAATCAAGCCTTCTCAGTGTTTTGGCCAATGAAATGAAGCAGGTAAAGCAGGAGGTTTTGTTTAAAGACAAACCTATTGCAGATTGGGATGTGAAAGAATTATCTCAGCATAAATCTAAGTTTTCTCAGCACAATTCTAATGAAATTCCTTTGGATGTAAAAGACGTTGTCATGATGGGACGTTATCCGTATTTCGATTCCCAGCCACGAAAAGAAGACTTTGAAGCGATGAATAAACTGATGTATGAAACAGATGTTTATCATTTAAAAGACCGGGAATACAACACACTTTCAGGAGGCGAAAAACAACGCGTTCATCTTTCCAGGGTGATGGCGCAGCTCGAAAATGAGATTGCCCATAAACTGGTTTTTCTGGACGAACCCCTGAATAACTTAGATATAAAACATCAGTATAAGGCATTGGAAATTATTAAAAATTTCACCAAAAAAGCCAACAGTGCTATTGTTGTTTTACACGACCTAAATCTTGCAGCTCAATTTGCAGACAAAATTTTATTGATGAAATCAGGAAAGGTTTCCGCATATGGAACACCGGAAGAAGTATTCACCGCTGAAAATATCAGCCAGGCGTATAATTTTCCCTGCACCATTTGCGAACACCCTATTACCAATAACCCAATGATCATTTTTGGATAA
- a CDS encoding organic hydroperoxide resistance protein, producing the protein MKTLYTTQVTAQGGRNGHVKSENGVLELDVRMPKALGGANDDFANPEMLFAAGYSACFDSALNRVISLSKVKTGETTVTAKVSIGQIENGGFGLAAELDVNIPGVSLEEAQELTEKAHQICPYSNATRNNMEVKLSVTNN; encoded by the coding sequence ATGAAAACATTATATACAACGCAGGTAACTGCACAGGGAGGAAGAAATGGCCACGTAAAAAGTGAGAACGGAGTTCTAGAACTTGACGTAAGAATGCCCAAAGCACTGGGCGGAGCCAATGATGACTTTGCCAATCCTGAAATGCTTTTTGCAGCCGGATATTCTGCCTGTTTTGACAGTGCTCTGAACAGAGTGATCAGTCTTTCCAAAGTAAAAACCGGTGAAACTACGGTGACTGCTAAAGTAAGCATAGGACAGATTGAAAACGGAGGATTTGGTCTGGCAGCAGAACTGGATGTCAATATTCCCGGAGTTTCTCTTGAAGAAGCGCAGGAATTGACTGAAAAAGCACATCAAATCTGTCCGTATTCTAATGCGACAAGAAATAATATGGAGGTTAAACTTTCGGTTACGAATAACTAA
- a CDS encoding NERD domain-containing protein, with product MDHSFLIISLLSLAAFFLLIKYYTPKIKGYIGENKASKALKRLNSEKYTVLNNIELSTKGSSSQIDHIIVSNYGIFVIETKNYKGWILGYEKDKSWVQAIYKYRRKFYNPILQNQGHIYALKHLLKNYKYVRYYSIITFTKRATLKTKTYTDVVYINKLVKTIKQYDSYHINEQTKNEIVAIILTAKTNNRNKDKTLRVNSNMNKNLSCPNCGGNLMERNGKYGIFFGCHNFPRCTYTRNKN from the coding sequence ATGGATCATAGTTTTTTAATTATTTCTCTATTATCTCTGGCTGCCTTCTTCCTATTAATTAAATACTATACTCCAAAAATAAAAGGATATATTGGTGAGAATAAAGCTTCAAAAGCTCTAAAAAGACTCAATAGTGAAAAATACACGGTTCTGAATAATATTGAATTAAGTACTAAAGGCTCCTCTTCACAGATAGATCATATTATTGTTTCAAATTATGGAATATTTGTTATCGAAACTAAGAATTACAAAGGTTGGATTTTAGGCTATGAAAAAGATAAATCCTGGGTTCAGGCTATTTATAAATACAGGCGTAAGTTTTATAACCCTATCTTACAAAACCAAGGTCATATTTATGCTTTAAAACACCTATTGAAAAATTATAAATATGTGAGATATTATTCAATAATTACGTTTACAAAAAGAGCAACACTTAAAACTAAAACATATACTGACGTTGTCTATATCAATAAATTAGTCAAAACAATTAAGCAATATGATTCCTATCACATTAATGAACAAACTAAGAACGAGATTGTCGCAATAATTCTAACTGCAAAAACAAACAATCGAAATAAAGATAAAACACTACGGGTTAATTCTAACATGAATAAAAATCTTTCATGCCCAAACTGTGGAGGAAATCTTATGGAGAGAAATGGTAAATATGGAATTTTTTTTGGCTGTCATAATTTTCCCAGATGTACATATACAAGAAATAAAAACTAA
- a CDS encoding MarR family winged helix-turn-helix transcriptional regulator produces MDNSKSLQLENQICFPLYVIAKEITGLYRPFLDEIDITYPQYLVMMVLWENDGLAVSHIGEKLFLDSGTLTPLLKRLETKGIIDRKRKKEDERVVEVFLTESGKQLQQKACEIPGKIQNKIGVETEDLLHLKETIQKILNKIEK; encoded by the coding sequence ATGGATAATTCAAAATCGTTACAATTAGAAAATCAGATCTGTTTTCCGCTGTATGTTATTGCGAAAGAGATCACTGGACTTTACCGACCGTTTCTGGACGAGATCGATATTACGTATCCGCAATATCTCGTGATGATGGTATTATGGGAAAATGACGGTCTTGCAGTGAGCCATATCGGTGAAAAGCTGTTTCTGGACAGCGGAACTTTAACTCCTCTTCTAAAAAGACTGGAGACTAAGGGAATCATTGACAGAAAGCGAAAAAAAGAGGATGAAAGAGTGGTTGAAGTATTTTTAACTGAATCGGGAAAACAACTTCAGCAAAAGGCTTGTGAAATTCCCGGAAAAATTCAGAACAAAATTGGTGTAGAGACGGAAGATCTGCTGCATCTCAAGGAAACTATCCAAAAAATATTAAACAAAATAGAAAAATAA
- the def gene encoding peptide deformylase — translation MKKISFLLILFIGFVNAQKLTTNEISLINQGDTNTALPIYQTTDTDQHTTLLNLSSEINPTDAHTAVLVKRMKESLLSTDGGVGIAAPQVGINRKVIWVQRFDKKDEPLEYFINPVIVWKSELQNLGPEGDLSIPEFRDQFYRSKVIQLEYVDLKGQKYSEIVEGFTAVIFQHEIDHLFGILISDKKEKEKNDSYKQVDAFKKSDSTTR, via the coding sequence ATGAAAAAAATATCTTTTCTGCTTATCCTTTTCATCGGTTTCGTTAATGCTCAAAAACTCACAACCAATGAGATTTCCCTTATCAATCAAGGGGATACCAATACAGCACTTCCTATTTATCAGACTACTGATACGGATCAGCATACCACTTTACTGAACCTTTCCTCAGAAATTAATCCAACGGATGCTCATACGGCTGTTCTGGTAAAAAGGATGAAAGAATCTCTGCTTTCCACAGATGGTGGAGTAGGCATTGCAGCGCCACAGGTTGGCATCAACAGAAAAGTGATCTGGGTACAGCGTTTTGATAAAAAAGATGAACCTTTAGAATATTTTATCAATCCTGTGATTGTCTGGAAATCAGAGCTACAGAATCTGGGTCCGGAAGGAGATTTGTCTATTCCCGAATTCAGAGACCAGTTTTACCGGAGCAAAGTAATTCAGTTAGAATATGTTGACTTGAAAGGACAGAAATATTCAGAAATTGTAGAAGGTTTTACCGCTGTTATTTTTCAGCATGAAATAGACCATCTTTTCGGAATCCTGATTTCAGATAAAAAAGAAAAAGAGAAAAACGATTCCTATAAACAGGTAGATGCTTTTAAGAAGAGTGATTCAACAACGAGATAA
- a CDS encoding FecCD family ABC transporter permease, with protein sequence MRTQSKLYFYLTIGAVLLAIIAVLALNTGVYDFGGTSPFKVLWQYIKGDPGLSLSDKYVIWDVRAARIIMAILIGSMLAVSGTTLQGLFKNPLATGEAIGLTSGATLLAAIAIVLGGHFKQYLPEMVQYSLVGISAFLGALLAMMLVYRISTSAGKTNVVMMLLSGVAITSIGFSITGFLIYISKDEQLRDLTFWNMGSLAAATWTKNVVLTVVLMISYIVLLPKGKALNAMMLGEKDAQHLGVNVERLKKQIVIITSLMIGTCVAFSGTIGFVGLIVPYILRLLFKSNYVFILPLSTILGSILLLIADTFSRSIVAPSELPIGILTSLIGGPIFIAILIKFKKSL encoded by the coding sequence TTGAGAACACAAAGTAAACTATACTTTTATCTAACTATAGGTGCCGTACTGCTTGCTATTATAGCAGTACTGGCGCTTAATACAGGAGTCTACGACTTTGGAGGAACATCACCCTTCAAAGTTTTGTGGCAATATATAAAAGGAGATCCGGGCTTATCGTTAAGCGATAAATATGTGATCTGGGATGTGCGTGCAGCAAGGATCATTATGGCCATTTTAATAGGAAGTATGCTCGCTGTTTCGGGAACAACTTTGCAGGGATTATTTAAAAATCCTTTGGCAACAGGAGAGGCTATAGGCTTAACTTCAGGGGCGACACTACTTGCAGCAATTGCCATTGTTTTAGGAGGACATTTCAAACAATATCTTCCTGAGATGGTACAATATTCATTAGTGGGTATTTCCGCCTTTTTAGGAGCTTTATTAGCAATGATGTTAGTGTACAGAATTTCTACAAGCGCAGGAAAAACAAATGTTGTCATGATGCTGTTAAGCGGTGTGGCAATCACCTCCATCGGTTTTTCAATTACAGGATTTCTTATTTATATTTCAAAAGATGAACAATTAAGAGACCTTACGTTCTGGAATATGGGAAGTCTTGCTGCAGCAACATGGACGAAAAATGTCGTTTTAACAGTTGTTTTAATGATTTCCTACATTGTTTTGCTTCCCAAAGGAAAAGCACTGAATGCTATGATGTTGGGTGAAAAAGATGCCCAGCATTTAGGGGTAAATGTGGAGAGACTGAAAAAACAGATTGTAATTATCACTTCTTTAATGATAGGAACGTGTGTTGCGTTTTCAGGAACCATTGGTTTTGTAGGTCTTATTGTCCCTTATATTTTAAGACTTTTATTTAAATCAAATTATGTTTTCATTTTACCGCTGTCAACGATTCTGGGAAGTATTTTACTTTTGATTGCCGATACATTCAGCAGAAGTATTGTAGCACCATCAGAATTGCCGATTGGTATTTTGACCTCATTGATCGGCGGACCTATTTTTATTGCTATTTTAATTAAATTTAAAAAATCACTCTAA
- a CDS encoding hemin ABC transporter substrate-binding protein, whose translation MKKIILAASILMAVYSCKKEEGAKKENTTETSAEAPKTNNKIVTLNGGITEIVTALGHEKEIVGTDVTSTYPESLKATAKDLGHVRSMTIEPIMAVSPTLILASEKDINPDLMAKIKTSGIQTEVFKQEFTVDGTKKLIADVAKAVGNTDYQKLNDKIDADLKQIQPIAKKPKVLFIYARGNMLMVSGTKTPMDALITLAGGQNAVTDFEDFKPLTPEAVVKANPDVLFFFETGLQGAGGNEGALKMPGVAQTNAGKNKKIIAMDGGLVSGFGPRLGEAAVGLNKLLIENTK comes from the coding sequence ATGAAAAAAATAATCCTTGCAGCTTCCATTTTGATGGCAGTATATTCATGCAAAAAAGAAGAAGGTGCTAAAAAAGAAAATACAACAGAAACATCTGCTGAAGCCCCTAAAACAAATAATAAAATCGTTACGCTTAATGGCGGAATTACAGAAATTGTAACTGCTCTTGGCCACGAAAAAGAAATCGTAGGGACTGACGTTACAAGTACATATCCTGAATCATTGAAAGCTACAGCTAAAGATCTTGGGCACGTAAGATCAATGACTATTGAGCCTATTATGGCTGTAAGCCCTACTTTAATTTTAGCTTCAGAAAAAGATATCAATCCTGACCTGATGGCTAAGATCAAGACTTCAGGAATCCAGACAGAGGTTTTCAAACAGGAATTTACTGTTGATGGAACCAAAAAACTGATTGCTGACGTCGCTAAAGCGGTCGGAAATACAGATTACCAGAAATTAAACGATAAAATTGATGCTGATCTGAAACAAATTCAGCCCATTGCTAAAAAACCAAAAGTATTGTTCATCTACGCAAGAGGAAATATGTTGATGGTTTCAGGAACGAAAACTCCAATGGATGCATTGATTACTCTTGCAGGCGGACAAAATGCAGTAACGGATTTTGAAGATTTTAAACCTTTAACTCCGGAAGCCGTAGTGAAAGCTAATCCTGACGTTTTATTCTTCTTTGAAACCGGACTTCAAGGTGCCGGAGGAAACGAAGGAGCTCTTAAAATGCCGGGCGTAGCACAAACCAACGCAGGTAAAAACAAAAAGATCATCGCAATGGATGGAGGATTGGTTTCAGGTTTCGGACCTAGACTAGGAGAAGCAGCAGTAGGATTAAACAAACTTTTAATTGAGAACACAAAGTAA
- a CDS encoding hemin-degrading factor yields the protein MSTLVNDLKEKWEALKAENPHIRIRNAAAQLGVSEAELLATSIGEGVTVLNPEFPAILTEAEKLGKVMALTRNDECVHERKGIYHNGDFSSPHAQLFVGEDIDLRIFLNHWKFAFAVVEGDKKSLQFFGKDGLALHKIYLTKNSEEAAFDAIAEKFKAEDQNNTLTVEAVAPKAPEKADSEIDAEGFRKAWTELKDTHDFFMMTRKFGVSRTQALRLAPEGFAKKIDNAKVVNVLEDASEKNIPIMAFVGNRGIIQIHTGNVKKTLWHQQWFNVMDPDFNLHLDVTKITEAWIVKKPTEDGEVTAIEVFNKEGDFIVQFFGKRKPGIPELQEWKDLVAELEK from the coding sequence ATGAGCACGTTAGTTAATGACTTAAAGGAAAAATGGGAAGCTCTGAAAGCAGAAAATCCACATATAAGAATAAGAAATGCGGCTGCACAGCTAGGCGTAAGCGAAGCAGAATTATTGGCAACAAGCATTGGAGAAGGAGTAACTGTACTGAACCCTGAATTTCCGGCTATCCTTACCGAAGCAGAGAAATTAGGAAAAGTAATGGCTCTTACCCGTAACGACGAGTGTGTACACGAGAGAAAAGGAATTTACCATAACGGAGATTTCAGCAGTCCTCACGCACAGCTTTTTGTAGGAGAAGATATTGACCTTAGAATATTCCTTAACCATTGGAAATTTGCATTTGCAGTCGTGGAGGGAGATAAAAAAAGCCTTCAGTTCTTTGGAAAAGACGGTCTTGCTCTTCATAAAATTTATTTGACAAAAAACAGTGAGGAAGCAGCTTTCGATGCTATTGCAGAAAAATTCAAAGCGGAAGATCAAAACAATACTTTAACCGTGGAAGCGGTCGCTCCAAAAGCTCCTGAAAAAGCAGACTCGGAAATCGATGCAGAAGGATTCAGAAAAGCATGGACAGAGTTAAAAGATACCCACGATTTCTTTATGATGACAAGAAAATTCGGGGTAAGCAGAACGCAGGCACTAAGATTAGCTCCTGAAGGATTTGCTAAAAAGATCGATAATGCAAAAGTGGTGAATGTTCTGGAAGATGCTTCAGAAAAGAATATTCCGATCATGGCATTCGTTGGAAACAGAGGAATTATCCAGATCCACACCGGAAATGTGAAGAAAACACTTTGGCATCAGCAGTGGTTTAATGTAATGGATCCTGATTTTAACTTACACCTGGATGTCACAAAAATCACTGAAGCATGGATTGTGAAAAAACCTACTGAAGACGGGGAAGTAACAGCAATCGAAGTATTCAACAAAGAAGGAGATTTCATTGTTCAGTTCTTTGGAAAAAGAAAACCTGGAATTCCTGAGCTGCAGGAGTGGAAAGATCTTGTTGCAGAATTAGAGAAATAA
- a CDS encoding ChaN family lipoprotein has product MKNIFIAILLISFGFANAQDLKAYQFYNQKRKEINTDKLIKELAEYDVVFFGENHNSSINHWLQLKVTEGLFEKKNGQLILGAEMFERDNQAQLNQYLEGKFDAKTLKDSARLWNNYATDYKPLVDFAKTKKLNFIATNIPRKYASQTSKEGLESLNKLSDKEKTYIAQLPIKVTLDTPGYQEMKAMMGDHAEGTKVMNFISAQATKDATMAESILKSMQSGKTFIHYNGNYHSKEFGGIYWYIKQKNPNLKMAVISVFESEEPELKVPAKDYIPTNFNLIIPADMTKTF; this is encoded by the coding sequence ATGAAAAATATTTTCATAGCCATATTATTGATAAGTTTCGGTTTTGCAAACGCGCAGGACTTGAAAGCTTACCAGTTTTATAATCAAAAAAGAAAAGAAATCAATACAGATAAACTGATCAAAGAACTGGCCGAATATGATGTTGTTTTCTTTGGTGAAAACCATAACAGTTCTATCAATCACTGGCTTCAGCTGAAAGTAACTGAAGGTTTGTTTGAAAAGAAAAACGGTCAGCTTATTCTGGGGGCAGAAATGTTTGAAAGAGATAATCAGGCTCAGCTGAATCAATATTTAGAAGGAAAATTTGATGCTAAAACATTGAAAGATTCAGCCCGTTTGTGGAACAATTACGCGACGGATTACAAACCGTTGGTTGATTTTGCTAAAACTAAAAAACTGAACTTCATTGCGACCAATATTCCGAGAAAATATGCATCCCAGACCTCAAAAGAAGGACTGGAATCTCTGAATAAATTAAGCGATAAAGAGAAAACTTATATTGCTCAGCTTCCTATTAAAGTAACATTGGATACACCGGGTTACCAGGAAATGAAAGCCATGATGGGAGATCATGCAGAAGGTACAAAAGTGATGAATTTTATTTCCGCTCAGGCTACAAAAGACGCTACCATGGCTGAATCTATCCTGAAAAGTATGCAGTCCGGAAAAACGTTTATCCATTACAACGGAAATTATCACAGTAAAGAATTTGGGGGAATTTATTGGTACATCAAACAGAAAAATCCAAACCTTAAAATGGCGGTAATCTCTGTTTTTGAATCTGAAGAACCCGAACTGAAAGTTCCTGCAAAAGACTATATTCCAACCAATTTCAACCTGATTATTCCTGCAGACATGACGAAAACTTTTTAA
- a CDS encoding HmuY family protein — MKYLKIFSFLFIITAVQSCLSADEDPVSVAPFTGSVADPLVNGATQSNQVWIDLSDVNPDTKKVNQVINKRTDWDLGFYTGDEYRVVLNGSIAMAVSKIPNATNINNVKEADVSGLMNQVMVGPFGTSVLQYVDNPNGNFLTQTTGIDPIKENDADNPVYLLSLGKNIGSEANVPLGSVSLSGSSRGWKKIQILRAPNGYRIRYANLNDTTFKEYIITKNTEYTFNFFSFTSGSTVQIQPKKKNWDMAFTTFTNEVVDPSTGVSAGSYFYADFVLTNTANGVGAYQVNAAGNLDQAYKSFKLSDVDAGKLISNDHRAIGDKWRTTTGTTEVAGAFVYANRFFVLKDAEGFYFKLRFNKMKSQDGERGHPNFEFEPL; from the coding sequence ATGAAGTATTTAAAGATATTTTCATTTCTATTCATAATTACGGCTGTACAGTCATGTCTTTCTGCCGATGAAGATCCGGTATCGGTAGCGCCTTTCACAGGTTCTGTTGCAGATCCTTTAGTGAATGGAGCTACACAATCGAATCAGGTTTGGATTGACTTAAGTGATGTTAATCCGGATACAAAAAAAGTCAATCAGGTTATTAATAAAAGAACAGACTGGGATCTTGGATTTTATACAGGTGATGAATATCGTGTGGTTCTTAACGGATCGATTGCAATGGCAGTGAGCAAAATACCCAATGCAACCAATATCAACAACGTTAAGGAAGCAGATGTGAGCGGTCTTATGAATCAGGTGATGGTAGGACCTTTCGGAACATCTGTACTGCAGTATGTTGATAATCCTAACGGTAATTTTCTGACACAGACTACAGGGATTGACCCTATTAAGGAAAATGATGCAGATAATCCTGTATACTTACTTAGTTTGGGAAAAAATATAGGTTCTGAAGCCAACGTTCCTCTTGGTTCTGTTTCTTTATCAGGAAGCTCCAGAGGATGGAAGAAAATTCAGATTTTAAGAGCACCGAACGGATATAGAATCCGATATGCAAACTTAAATGACACCACTTTTAAGGAATATATCATCACAAAAAATACAGAATATACCTTTAACTTTTTTAGCTTTACATCAGGCTCAACTGTTCAGATACAGCCGAAGAAAAAGAACTGGGATATGGCTTTTACCACTTTTACCAATGAAGTGGTAGACCCTTCGACCGGTGTGAGTGCCGGAAGCTATTTCTATGCAGATTTTGTGCTGACAAATACAGCGAATGGAGTAGGTGCTTATCAGGTAAATGCTGCAGGTAATTTAGACCAGGCTTATAAATCATTCAAATTGAGTGATGTGGATGCCGGCAAGCTGATTTCAAATGATCACAGAGCCATTGGTGATAAGTGGAGAACTACAACAGGAACCACGGAAGTAGCCGGAGCCTTTGTTTACGCAAATCGTTTTTTTGTGTTAAAAGATGCTGAGGGGTTTTATTTTAAACTGAGATTTAACAAAATGAAAAGCCAGGATGGGGAACGTGGTCATCCTAATTTCGAATTCGAACCTTTATAA
- a CDS encoding TonB-dependent receptor plug domain-containing protein, producing MKKKVLSVLSLSIAFWMNAQEKDSLNKNKIEEVVITGQYTQQAINKSIYKVEVIDAEQIKNMAATNAADVLNQTLNIQITPNTNSGNSTANIMGLGGNYVKILIDNIPVVGDTGLGSNIDLTKISLSNIERIEIVKGSMGVEYGNGALAGVINIITKKNSSKKLSIRAAVQEETVRDGYDIKKKGKGRHIQNLNVAYNLDEHWFANISFNHNQFMGYEGDKGGYKYFGEKQIRGYEWNPKDQYEVNALVRYTKNKTSFFYKVSYLNEKFNFYNPVSIREPLNDGQGGATYLASDREYNTDRWLHQFNIQTNLGHIRYMGDFSYQKQDRKFFDYTYDIPNRNTLSEKPENSYYKTDVIYSRGMFSNFLDNKKFDFQLGYELDYTNGFASLIAGDFFDKSVKRKIFTYGTFVSAEWNVSDKVSLRPGARLSVSENFDNQFNYSLSARLKTSENSNLRGVFGTANRYPTYDELYTYFVNLNHDIQGNPDLKPENGYSLGVFWDQGFTIGDGWKFNYNLEALYVDLKDKIEMVMIQRPSTYKYMNIDKYRSLLFGANANIVKDQFTFGLRTSLNGISVSKQDMDIKSPTDFQYNFQAGANISYKLKNIHTGFNIYYKYTGPSRLYVLEADGFQIGKNDGFHMMDFIVSQPFWKERLELSVGVKNIFDVTSINSSTNAGNAHTAGADRLNLYYGRSYFARLMYQF from the coding sequence TGAGGTAATTGATGCAGAACAAATAAAAAATATGGCGGCTACCAATGCTGCTGATGTTCTTAATCAGACGCTTAATATACAAATCACTCCTAATACCAATTCCGGTAACTCTACAGCGAATATAATGGGGCTTGGCGGCAACTATGTGAAAATACTGATTGATAATATTCCTGTTGTAGGAGATACAGGATTAGGAAGTAATATTGACCTTACTAAGATCAGCTTAAGCAATATCGAAAGAATTGAGATTGTGAAAGGAAGTATGGGCGTTGAATATGGAAATGGAGCACTTGCAGGAGTGATCAACATCATCACTAAGAAAAATAGCAGTAAGAAATTAAGCATCAGAGCTGCTGTACAGGAAGAAACCGTTAGAGACGGATATGATATTAAAAAGAAAGGAAAAGGAAGGCATATTCAAAATTTAAATGTAGCATATAATCTTGATGAGCACTGGTTCGCCAATATCAGTTTCAATCATAATCAGTTTATGGGTTATGAAGGAGATAAAGGAGGCTATAAATACTTCGGAGAAAAACAAATAAGAGGTTATGAATGGAATCCTAAAGACCAATATGAAGTTAATGCATTAGTGAGATACACTAAAAATAAGACTTCATTTTTTTATAAAGTTTCCTATTTGAACGAAAAATTTAATTTTTATAACCCTGTGTCGATCCGGGAACCACTTAATGATGGGCAGGGAGGCGCTACTTATTTAGCATCAGACAGGGAGTATAATACAGACAGGTGGCTTCATCAATTTAATATTCAGACAAACCTGGGCCATATACGCTATATGGGAGATTTTTCTTACCAGAAGCAGGACAGGAAATTCTTTGATTATACCTACGATATTCCTAACAGAAATACACTTAGCGAAAAGCCTGAAAATTCATACTACAAAACAGATGTGATCTATTCGAGAGGTATGTTCAGCAACTTTTTGGATAACAAGAAATTTGATTTCCAATTAGGATATGAACTTGATTATACCAATGGTTTTGCTTCACTTATTGCCGGAGATTTTTTTGATAAAAGTGTAAAAAGGAAAATTTTCACCTATGGTACATTTGTATCTGCCGAATGGAATGTTTCGGATAAGGTTTCATTAAGACCGGGTGCCAGATTATCAGTGAGTGAAAATTTTGATAATCAGTTCAATTACTCACTTTCTGCAAGGTTGAAAACTTCTGAAAATTCTAATTTAAGAGGGGTTTTTGGAACGGCAAACCGTTACCCGACTTATGATGAATTATATACCTATTTTGTAAACCTGAACCATGATATTCAGGGAAATCCTGATTTAAAACCGGAAAACGGATATTCTCTAGGGGTATTCTGGGATCAGGGATTTACAATCGGGGACGGTTGGAAATTCAATTATAATTTGGAAGCTTTATATGTAGATTTAAAGGACAAAATAGAGATGGTCATGATTCAAAGGCCTTCTACCTACAAGTACATGAATATTGATAAGTACAGAAGTCTTTTATTTGGAGCCAATGCAAATATTGTTAAAGACCAGTTCACATTTGGGCTTAGAACTTCATTAAACGGGATTTCTGTTTCAAAACAGGATATGGATATTAAATCTCCAACGGATTTTCAATATAATTTCCAGGCAGGAGCCAATATATCTTATAAATTAAAAAATATCCATACAGGTTTTAATATTTATTATAAATATACGGGTCCTTCAAGACTGTATGTATTGGAGGCTGATGGTTTCCAAATTGGGAAAAATGATGGTTTCCATATGATGGATTTCATTGTAAGTCAGCCATTCTGGAAAGAGCGTTTAGAACTGTCAGTAGGGGTTAAGAACATTTTTGATGTCACTTCTATCAATAGTTCTACCAATGCAGGAAATGCCCATACAGCAGGGGCGGATCGTCTGAACCTGTATTATGGAAGAAGTTATTTTGCAAGATTAATGTATCAATTCTAA
- a CDS encoding class I SAM-dependent methyltransferase, translating into MEKDELKILAQNLANPQGEKGIEIGEMMNATNISMTVESIKTLLIEDDEHILEIGHGNAGHLKNILTRAQNLKYTGVDISETMYNEARKLNKDFESQADFVLYEGKNLPFEDKTFDKIFTVNTVYFWENPVEFLNEIYRVLKKEGTFVLTFGQRKFMETLPFTEYDFTMYSNSEMEELVSKSHFKRMKISEKEEDIQSKSGNETIHRIYTVLTIKK; encoded by the coding sequence ATGGAAAAAGATGAATTAAAAATCCTCGCTCAAAACCTCGCCAATCCACAGGGCGAAAAGGGTATTGAGATCGGTGAGATGATGAACGCCACGAACATCAGCATGACAGTAGAAAGTATTAAAACACTTTTAATAGAAGATGATGAGCATATCCTTGAAATAGGACATGGAAACGCCGGACACCTTAAAAATATTTTAACCAGAGCCCAAAACCTTAAATATACAGGAGTAGATATTTCTGAAACCATGTATAACGAAGCCAGAAAGCTGAATAAAGACTTTGAAAGCCAGGCTGATTTTGTACTGTATGAAGGAAAAAACCTTCCCTTTGAAGATAAAACTTTTGATAAAATATTTACAGTTAATACTGTGTATTTCTGGGAAAATCCAGTTGAGTTTCTCAATGAAATCTATAGAGTTCTGAAAAAAGAAGGAACCTTCGTTCTTACTTTTGGACAAAGGAAATTCATGGAAACACTTCCGTTTACAGAGTATGACTTTACCATGTACAGCAACAGCGAAATGGAAGAGCTGGTTTCCAAAAGTCACTTCAAAAGAATGAAAATTTCTGAAAAAGAAGAAGATATACAAAGCAAATCAGGAAACGAAACAATCCATAGAATTTATACCGTTTTAACCATAAAAAAATAA